The Theileria orientalis strain Shintoku DNA, chromosome 2, complete genome genome has a window encoding:
- a CDS encoding uncharacterized protein (nucleotide-sensitive chloride conductance regulator family protein) yields the protein MQLINTPDFQIETSSDVSKLLNSGENEELLTQFENVTLVFNEANNGDGKLYLTNVRLLWLNNQPSSTSYSFPYKSMMFHALSRDLILFSRPCVLIQLNLTSEEEDNHSVLLSPTDSTVLDLLFDQISKFSTLVDPPLEDDPNCEVYEEPEPDQ from the exons ATGCAGTTAATAAACACACCAGATTTCCAAATAGAAACAAGTTCTGATGTTTCTAAGTTGTTAAACTCAGGCGAAAATGAAGAATTATTGACCCAGTTCGAAAATGTCACGCTAGTTTTTAATGAAGCCAACAATG GTGATGGCAAATTGTATTTGACAAATGTTAGACTACTTTGGTTAAACAATCAGCCTTCCAGCACCTCGTACTCGTTTCCATATAAATCGATGATGTTCCACGCACTCTCGAGAGATTTGA ttttatttagCAGGCCCTGTGTGCTCATTCAACTTAATTTGACcagcgaggaggaggacaacCACTCAGTACTGCTATCTCCAACAGACTCGACGGTGTTGGACCTTCTTTTTGACCAGATTTCAAAATTCAGTACTCTGGTGGACCCACCACTTGAAGATGACCCCAACTGC GAGGTGTACGAGGAACCGGAGCCAGACCAATGA
- a CDS encoding uncharacterized protein (protein of unknown function DUF529 repeat containing protein), with the protein MQTHNTLIWVIVYLVSNGPQNLITCRTVPAGVEAYVRDPVEPSRECEPKQPDSSSHEKLVSDSCSYISQGPKKPIILDINFHFSTDLYDLYNIGDYYSYISKNGNLFGKIREDGKVLWDPGPSEYATKVNVSGGDKVSILLENGTKKVFKRADKHWLEAGEDEFEDDKQNFGDNARCICVDSEGSKALKPKQGHYRKSIPLNGNDASVVAENGGNERPANTNQDLTDPFNLEIFSAGSSGSNDPSKNHFVRVEPREAYYIFKQGVNCDRVKVNGDLIWEHNVLDTQGTYPKSVIYYKESQLSIIFKDDIMLFGKLGCKWTPKNRLKNRATCEDGSGLSCHQPGVEGLTKSADLCAHSISSLSETCCQGTLNYNNNNIARRNANNNSLGLSTPHLSRRASTSTLGSDASLVKLSPIELDVKNTDSTDTFTCIKKDGFAKYTAKEGYGFSSVKKTGGTFSRTVEEVWNSPDPKHCATTVVRDGAGGSNMSNVTLFFDANYKHFKKSDTSYFLDSDIRLFEVDPTDTTKTKQLPSSQYTRSYEEDVFKFEFKNEVKCSEVKYMHRRLEGDQSSKVVVSLEQVWNHDSTKHGDQYPKVLKYYWPDKLLINFEHISIIHTKSSQGKWDDGFMFEVRMYAKDSKGVMKELDASAYGITSKDDEQTFTFKRDVNCEMVKIKGVEVWKHSSDKQGDNASILYVDFDTFFVMSKRKADNTWKSNEFMIKFYRADPKDENEVVELTPSSFTIEEDPQGFDIKMNEGVKCTLIKSDTKILWKHGHATDTENHPSVVRYCQKNVLVHLADSIFLCEKDDSNNWKKFDFPFKMYKRDPNVYSNFLELTGSDYNLVHQGDNYKFSIKKTANVALVKMDGQELWKYDAYIGQCPRPTALIYAKNKKKFSLDYENFFTIYKKESDGSWDKGQIIDMKLYTQDPNDPEKFLTITDNHYKLNDQIEEFVFELKDNVKCALVKLSGDEVWKYDQVLHSGKYPKRFVYKRHKMMVALVFEEFYVLIEKGKGSELWVPKESTPLDLSQATPTHKYIYEVHELFSIYVPTEEFVFAQVKMNDDVIYEPINPCDLAAKVLVYKTSSNIDVVDLYLPGGIIKRYGRSQDGTWYEKLTTLSLDLKMEGSGSYFKCTGRNTGSYVTKKSFGFNKIVFGSWDIWEADNERDYAFKVDVNELEDSFLVKVYLKAGVMKEFNVQKINRQKLLDVPTPSHSGSDASSHHVSLL; encoded by the exons ATGCAAACCCATAACACACTAATATGGGTAATAGTATATTTGGTTTCAAATGGTCCACAGAATCTCATAACATGTAGGACTGTTCCAGCAGGTGTAGAGGCATACGTTCGAGACCCAGTTGAACCCTCGCGAGAATGTGAGCCAAAACAACCGGATTCCAGTTCGCATGAAAAATTAGTCAGTGATTCCTGTTCATACATATCGCAAGGTCCTAAAAAACCTATAATTCTTGATATCAATTTCCATTTTTCGACAGatttatatgatttatacaatattggtgattattattcatatatCTCCAAGAACGGTAATTTATTTGGAAAAATAAGGGAAGATGGAAAAGTACTATGGGACCCTGGTCCGTCAGAATATGCAACTAAAGTTAATGTTTCTGGAGGCGACAAGGTGTCCATTCTTTTGGAGAATGGGACTAAAAAGGTGTTTAAAAGAGCTGACAAACACTGGCTTGAAGCCGGAGAAGACGAATTTGAAGATGATAAACAGAACTTCGGCGACAATGCTAGATGTATTTGTGTAGATTCTGAAGGTTCGAAGGCCTTGAAGCCTAAACAGGGTCATTATCGCAAATCAATTCCTTTGAACGGAAACGATGCAAGTGTAGTAGCAGAGAATGGTGGTAACGAACGTCCTGCAAACACTAATCAGGATTTAACAGACCCATTTAACCTCGAGATATTTTCCGCGGGCAGTAGTGGCTCGAACGATCCCTCCAAAAACCACTTTGTGAGGGTGGAGCCACGCGAAGCTTActacatatttaaacagGGCGTCAACTGTGACCGGGTTAAGGTAAACGGAGACTTAATATGGGAACATAACGTCCTAGATACCCAAGGAACGTACCCGAAGTCTGTCATTTATTATAAGGAATCGCAGCTGTCCATCATTTTCAAGGACGATATTATGCTATTTGGAAAATTGGGATGCAAATGGACCCCGAAAAATAGACTCAAAAATAGGGCGACTTGTGAAGATGGGTCAGGACTTTCGTGCCATCAACCTGGAGTAGAGGGACTTACTAAGTCGGCAGATTTATGTGCACACTCAATCAGTTCACTAAGTGAAACATGTTGTCAAGGAACACTTAattacaacaacaacaacattgCACGCCGGAACGCCAATAACAATTCGCTTGGACTGTCAACGCCACATTTATCTCGTAGGGCCTCCACTTCGACCCTCGGTTCTGACGCTTCACTCGTCAAGTTAAGCCCAATTGAACTCGATGTTAAAAACACAGACTCAACGGATACATTTACGTGTATCAAGAAAGACGGTTTCGCAAAATACACTGCGAAAGAAGGATATGGGTTTTCATCTGTAAAGAAGACTGGTGGTACCTTTTCACGCACAGTAGAGGAAGTCTGGAACAGCCCAGATCCTAAACACTGTGCAACCACCGTCGTCAGAGATGGAGCGGGCGGCTCAAACATGAGCAACGTCACATTATTCTTTGACGCCAATTACAAGCATTTCAAAAAGTCAGACACTTCGTATTTTCTAGACTCGGACATAAGGTTGTTTGAAGTGGATCCGACCGATACTACAAAAACAAAGCAACTTCCTAGTTCGCAGTACACACGGAGCTACGAAGAGGACGTGTTTAAATTCGAGTTCAAAAACGAAGTGAAGTGTTCAGAGGTTAAATATATGCACCGACGTTTAGAAGGCGATCAGTCTTCGAAAGTGGTTGTAAGTCTTGAACAGGTATGGAATCATGACTCCACCAAGCACGGCGATCAGTATCCCAAAGTTCTCAAATACTACTGGCCAGATAAGTTGTTGATAAACTTCGAACACATATCTATCATTCATACTAAGAGCTCCCAAGGTAAATGGGATGATGGTTTCATGTTTGAGGTTAGAATGTACGCTAAAGATTCAAAGGGTGTAATGAAAGAACTTGACGCCTCAGCATATGGTATAACAAGTAAGGACGACGAACAAACATTCACTTTTAAAAGAGATGTTAACTGTGAAatggttaaaattaaaggcGTTGAGGTGTGGAAGCACAGCTCCGATAAACAAGGCGATAA TGCATCAATTTTATACGTCGACTTCGACACATTCTTCGTAATGTCCAAAAGGAAAGCAGATAATACGTGGAAATCAAACGAATTCATGATTAAGTTCTACAGAGCTGACCCTAAAGATGAGAACGAGGTGGTGGAACTGACACCAAGCAGCTTCACAATTGAGGAGGACCCTCAGGGGTTCGACATTAAGATGAACGAGGGCGTGAAGTGCACGCTGATTAAGTCTGACACTAAAATATTGTGGAAACACGGGCACGCCACGGATACTGAGAACCACCCGTCTGTGGTTCGATATTGTCAAAAGAATGTTCTGGTGCACCTGGCCGACTCGATTTTCCTCTGCGAGAAGGACGATTCCAACAATTGGAAGAAGTTTGACTTCCCATTCAAGATGTACAAACGGGACCCGAATGTGTACAGCAACTTCCTGGAACTCACCGGCAGCGACTACAACCTGGTCCACCAAGGGGACAACTACAAGTTCAGCATTAAGAAGACTGCAAACGTGGCATTGGTTAAGATGGACGGTCAAGAGCTCTGGAAGTACGACGCATACATCGGGCAGTGTCCGCGGCCGACTGCGCTAATTTACGCTaagaataagaaaaaatttTCCTTGGACTACGAGAATTTCTTCACGatttataaaaaggaaTCCGACGGCTCCTGGGACAAGGGGCAAATCATCGATATGAAGCTGTACACGCAGGACCCGAACGATCCTGAAAAATTCTTGACCATCACCGACAACCACTATAAACTTAATGACCAAATTGAAGAGTTCGTGTTTGAACTAAAGGACAACGTCAAGTGCGCCCTGGTCAAGCTGTCGGGAGACGAGGTGTGGAAGTACGACCAGGTCTTACATTCAGGAAAGTACCCGAAGCGCTTCGTGTACAAGAGGCACAAGATGATGGTGGCCCTGGTCTTCGAAGAGTTCTACGTCCTCATAGAAAAGGGCAAGGGCTCTGAGCTCTGGGTCCCCAAGGAGTCAACACCCCTTGACCTCTCTCAGGCCACTCCCACACATAAGTATATCTACGAAGTGCACGAATTGTTTTCAATTTATGTCCCGACGGAAGAGTTTGTGTTCGCTCAAGTCAAAATGAATGATGATGTAATTTACGAGCCAATTAACCCATGCGACCTAGCAGCAAAGGTGTTGGTTTACAAAACATCGTCCAATATTGACGTCGTCGACCTGTACTTGCCGGGCGGAATCATAAAGCGCTACGGTAGAAGCCAGGACGGCACGTGGTACGAGAAGCTGACTACCCTGTCCCTAGACCTTAAAATGGAAGGGAGCGGATCCTACTTCAAGTGCACGGGCAGGAACACAGGATCGTACGTTACGAAAAAAAGCTTCggatttaacaaaatcGTATTCGGCTCATGGGACATCTGGGAGGCTGACAACGAGAGGGACTACGCCTTTAAGGTCGACGTTAACGAGTTGGAAGACAGCTTTTTGGTAAAAGTGTATCTGAAGGCCGGTGTGATGAAGGAGTTCAATGTGCAAAAGATTAATCGCCAAAAATTATTGGACGTTCCCACGCCCTCTCATTCCGGGTCAGATGCTTCGTCGCACCACGTCAGTCTACTTTAA
- a CDS encoding autophagy protein 8I, whose product MANNLDEELDDIIAERRNEVSKLRSKFKNRIPIVCVPSHNSTFKLERSKFLVPMNMMYGEFKYIFQKHLTCQYMDDPKFYGKNATIYLYVNNKIPKISTVLGDLFRKHKSEDGIMYMVYSSENTLG is encoded by the exons ATGGCCAATAATTTGGACGAGGAGTTGGACGACATCATAG cAGAAAGGAGAAATGAAGTCTCTAAATTGAgatctaaatttaaaaataggaTTCCAATCGTTTGTGTGCCATCACATAATtctacatttaaattagaGAGATCGaa ATTTTTGGTGCCCATGAACATGATGTATGgcgaatttaaatacatattcCAAAAACACTTAACTTGTCAATATATGGACGACCCAAAATTTTACGGGAAGAACGCAACAATCTATctttatgtaaataataaaatacccAAAATATCCACCGTCTTGGGTGACTTATTTAGAAAGCACAAATCGGAAGATGGAATTATGTACATGGTGTATTCCAGCGAAAATACTTTAGGATGA
- a CDS encoding uncharacterized protein (WD40 repeat-like domain containing protein) translates to MTHKLFYLNILDSENICIESLSFSTCGNYLAVSYSNNISIYEIKSKFHLKTLTDPDVDASFRSTIWVPFNHLECSKLVDYRLFSIGLHGIIAEWDLKVFKQKRLITSFGGAIFSGVVSPYSDLMITCDDGAVRSFTIWAPESDSNHVGSEADELVFNKVLVKHSCSILSICCSKENFFCGTANSEIIVCTYGSRNYKTIKVSNAKTGTGKRPQEGSSSAAEGVSSTAVATSGGGGNCNIWSLVYVDDKKVLITGDSLGNVTVWDLSTLTMLQTFSDVRNDVIALVLINSNLFISASLQGKVVLYSYNRGTAREAGGYGAGTRSETAEGSGQEESKSMGYWFINGFKYPLKGSIHCLSIYSTDARINSFGGGCGVGTNFGDDVGFLVCGGDFGCIYYTKTHKFLNNKTCKLIYPALNSFNSRVQMNSDKSKLISQHAHDVNVWSLSSTAEPTPNDTTASTNGQDTPSKGEVEGSTSVGRDICKLCLIKLNREGGRIVESHISPTGDVLAVLNESGVRILLLDNLKISQIKFSYNHVQIITMCFLSDSELLVHYHDKDATRNYCIAKYSIREGTMETLEYLDMNEGVVKMEVLGSSSETTGSAETSGGIGRNWGILYCFNNNAYCVDFRNRTYVKLPQIVASRIVSVAVNGGYLLAFSSSFKYYIYDLERKVMVEYGGELIQKIPTKVTNVNSVIVESHWVLSWVIVQTTHNIFYFKLNRNLESEAATISPSKGSEKSSSTAKSVATISGILNEGMASIAAMAGNGLSHGSGGLKPSKLILGPRRLYNVPSIEHYVYPGTDVVAAMSVTTTGATGTSQDANAKTSTDRSTDIELVDPGTTKINYVNLAKNKFIVHSDVLVTGGTGEDGEAVDISIIAFKRAVRDEFVRSKKYGQ, encoded by the exons aTGACCCATAAGTTGTTCTATCTAAATATTTTGGATTCTGAAAATATTTGCATAGAATCTCTGTCATTTTCAACATGTGGTAACTACTTAGCAGTCTCATATTCCAATAATATCTCAATCTATGAGATTAAAAGCAAATTTCACTTAAAA aCTTTAACCGACCCGGATGTAGATGCGTCATTCAGATCAACAATTTGGGTGCCTTTTAATCACCTGGAGTGCTCAAAACTAGTTGATTATAGATTGTTTTCAATAGGACTACACGGAATAATAGCGGAATGGGATTTAAAAGTGTTTAAACAGAAG AGACTGATAACGTCGTTCGGAGGAGCGATCTTTAGCGGAGTAGTATCGCCGTACTCAGACCTGATGATAACATGTGACGACGGAGCAGTTCGCTCGTTCACAATATGGGCGCCGGAAAGCGATAGCAACCACGTTGGAAGCGAAGCTGACGAGTTGGTGTTCAACAAGGTGCTGGTGAAGCACAGCTGCAGCATACTGAGCATATGCTGTTCAAAGGAAAATTTCTTCTGCGGCACAGCAAACTCGGAAATAATAGTGTGCACATACGGATCGAGGAATTACAAGACGATAAAAGTGAGTAACGCAAAGACCGGGACAGGGAAGCGACCACAAGAAGGTAGCAGTAGCGCAGCAGAAGGAGTAAGCAGCACAGCAGTAGCCACGAGTGGCGGCGGCGGAAACTGCAATATATGGAGTCTAGTGTACGTTGATGACAAGAAGGTACTGATCACAGGAGACAGCCTGGGGAACGTGACAGTGTGGGACCTGAGCACGTTGACGATGCTGCAGACGTTTTCGGACGTCAGAAACGACGTTATAGCACTGGTGCTGATCAACAGTAACCTCTTCATATCGGCAAGTCTGCAGGGCAAGGTGGTGCTGTATTCGTACAACAGAGGCACCGCAAGGGAAGCAGGTGGATATGGAGCTGGCACAAGGAGTGAGACTGCAGAGGGCAGTGGTCAAGAGGAGAGTAAAAGCATGGGCTAC TGGTTTATAAACGGGTTTAAGTATCCATTAAAGGGATCAATACACTGCTTGTCAATCTACTCGACGGACGCAAGAATTAATTCGTTTGGAGGGGGCTGCGGAGTTGGCACTAATTTTGGAGACGACGTAGGATTCCTGGTGTGCGGAGGTGACTTCGGGTGCATTTACTACACGAAGACGCACAAGTTTCTAAACAATAAGACATGTAAGCTGATATACCCGGCACTAAATTCATTTAACTCACGCGTACAAATGAATTCGGATAAGAGCAAACTGATATCGCAGCACGCACACGACGTAAACGTGTGGTCACTATCGAGCACAGCGGAACCGACGCCGAATGACACCACGGCAAGCACAAATGGGCAGGACACGCCATCAAAGGGAGAAG TAGAAGGTAGCACGAGTGTAGGCAGGGACATTTGTAAGCTGTGCCTGATTAAGTTGAACAGGGAGGGAGGAAGGATCGTGGAAAGTCACATATCGCCGACGGGAGACGTGCTGGCAGTGCTGAACGAGTCGGGAGTGAGAAtactgctgctggacaaccTGAAGATATCGCAAATCAAGTTCAGCTACAACCACGTGCAAATCATAACGATGTGCTTCCTCTCGGACAGTGAGCTTCTGGTGCACTACCACGACAAGGACGCGACGAGGAACTACTGCATAGCAAAGTACAGCATCAGAGAAGGAACGATGGAGACgctggagtacctggacaTGAACGAGGGAGTCGTTAAAATGGAGGTGCTGGGAAGCAGCAGTGAAACCACAGGCAGTGCTGAAACCTCAGGTGGCATTGGACGCAATTGGGGCATACTGTACTGCTTTAACAACAACGCGTACTGCGTGGACTTTAGAAACAGGACCTACGTTAAGCTTCCGCAAATTGTGGCCTCGAGAATCGTAAGTGTCGCAGTAAACGGAGGGTATCTGCTGGCGTTCTCGTCGAGCTTCAAGTACTACATCTACGACCTGGAAAGGAAGGTGATGGTGGAGTACGGAGGAGAGCTGATACAGAAGATACCGACCAAGGTGACAAACGTGAACTCAGTGATAGTAGAGTCGCACTGGGTACTGAGCTGGGTGATCGTGCAGACGACGCACAACATATTCTACTTTAAGCTTAACAGAAACCTGGAAAGCGAGGCTGCGACGATCTCGCCGAGTAAAGGCAGTGAAAAAAGCAGTAGCACGGCCAAGAGCGTCGCCACCATCAGCGGTATCCTCAACGAAGGCATGGCAAGCATAGCAGCCATGGCCGGCAATGGGCTTA GCCATGGCAGCGGCGGCCTGAAGCCCAGTAAGCTGATCCTAGGCCCCAGGAGGCTGTACAACGTGCCCTCAATAGAACACTACGTGTACCCGGGGACTGACGTGGTTGCAGCAATGAGCGTCACTACCACCGGTGCCACGGGCACCAGTCAGGACGCCAACGCGAAGACGAGCACGGACAGGAGCACGGACATTGAGCTCGTAGATCCAGGGACCACTAAGATAAACTACGTAAACCTGGCGAAAAACAAGTTCATCGTGCACTCGGACGTGCTGGTTACAGGCGGCACGGGCGAGGACGGGGAGGCGGTGGACATAAGCATCATCGCATTCAAGAGGGCGGTCAGGGACGAGTTTGTGAGGAGCAAGAAGTACGGCCAGTAA